ATTGTTTTAGCTCCTTATCTTTTCAATTTTGTTATAGAGAGTGTAATGGGGTGGCTCATAGTTTGGCTAGATGGGTCGTTTTCGGTTGTTGTGACGAGGTGTGGGGTTCATGTTGCACCATCTTGGTTGGAGGATGCTTTGTATTTTGATTTAGTTCAATCTTATGCTTAGCCTTCctttcctttcaaaaaaaaataaaaaataaaaaataaaaaaagaaaaatgcaattgcATATTATAGTGAACATGATTTGAATATCCAATAATCACATTTTAACATGTAAAAATGCTTTCTTTTAGCAAAGGTCTAAAAAAATCGTCATTTgcaatttttttgttctttttgaaaacttacctttaatacttaaaatcataattaatataataaaatcttttgaatatcaGAGAATCACATTTGAACCTGTAAAAATGCTCCATTCggcaaaactctataaaatcgTCATATagaatcttttcattttttatagtattgtatgattatATATCTGTAAAATGCTCTATTTGGAAAAACTCTATAAAATCATCATTTAGAAttgttttcagttttttatagtattgttgTGATACCCCAGATTCAGCTTGAAAAATAACTGATAGACTATTCATAACTACAAGgtgcattttcttttttagGGAGCCCATCCActaagaactccacaattaAGTGTGTTTCGTGAGGAGTAATCTTATGATGGGTGAattcctgggaagttttcccaaGTGCGCATGAGTGAGGCCATAGTGCGctagaaagacttgtgttggtctgtggggctggtctacagtctccatgagtaatCACCGGCGATCCAAGGGGCCGGGgtattacaaatttacaattgtATGATCATATTTGAACTTGTAAAAATGTTCCATTTGGCAACATTctataaaatcgtaacttgaaattttttcagttttttatagGATTGTATGATCTGATGAtatgattgtatgatttgatctaataatttttttaaaacttacctttaatacttttcttgaataaattattcaaattataataatattgaatatataatatattttaaagtcttaacaaaaaatttaaaacaataattataactctgatattttatatactctattatTGAGCAGAAACAACTCCAATAAGGACTTTAGCCTTCTACACCTTATATAGAGCAGGAACAACTTCAATAATgacgtttattttattttttattgtttttttcaaAACCTATAACATTATCAGtcttttgttcattgttagttACAACAAAGTACAACTAGTTTCTTGAGAGATCATTTCTTTAAGAGATGTATCTCAAGttcagcccattaaagattaatgtctactcaCTGTATTCttattgcctacttacattatccttaatgcctacttagaTAACCTTAATGCCTAtatttcaatatcttaaatgtctaattacatcattcttaacgcctacttacaatattttaaaaaacatataatgGTCCGATccgattagagatggtctctcacaagaatttgtgataaagGTACGGTAACTTTTTTTCTTGTACATTGTTAATAATAGCGAACAAACCTGACCTTAAACTTTGACATAGAAACgcttattttcaaaattaaaattttccaaaatttatTTTGCGAAGAGAAGTTCTTAGtaaataacaattatttgtgaagttaacaaatcacCCTTATATGGTAGAATTTGATAAGacgaaaatttaattattttaatttatttttttaatttttttaattttattattattattattattattattattattattattattattattttggtgatttataaatcatttaattttttgttttaccgTAAGTCCTGGAAATTTCAACAGAGAATTGACGAGCCGGACCGGCAAGTCATCAGACGGCAATCAGGAAACTTCTCTAATTATTGTTCAGGAGTAAGGAATACATTTTTTTCTTGCTTGGGAGAGGGGAAATCCATTTTTCTTCTTGCTTGAGAGAGGGGAAATCCATTTTTCTCATCTTAATATAAaaccaaaccctaattttattTACAACATTTTTTGTATGTTCCCAAATTCTTTCTTTGAAACCCTAACTCAAAATTCCTCATCAACATGGCGGGTATAATCAAATCCAGCTTCTCATTCATGGTGGGAACAGTTTTTGGTGTTTATGTTGCTCAGAATTACAACGTCCCCAACATTAGGAAACTTGCTGATACCGGTATGGCCATGTTCAAGCACCTTGAAGAAACATATCGCAAGCCTAAAAAGCCTGGTGACGATCAGTGATTGGtttgtatttaaaattttggttttggaatttatACGAATTAGTTCTTCATATTGTTACTGGAAACTATTTTATAATTGTAGAATTTTGGGGCTTTCACTATTTTATAATTAGTAAGAATATAGAGGTCTAATTTATGTACTGGATCGATTTCGGCTATTAATTATGATGGATTGTTCTCCTCTTTGTACAATCTGTTCAAAAATTTTCCACTTTCTGATTTTTCTGTTCGATCAGCTCTGAGATTGCTGCTGTGCTTGATGGTGTATTTATTAGTCTAAATTGATCCCTATTTGCTAGTGAAAGAATTGCAATGAGTTTTTACTTGAATTCGCTGTTGTCCTGCTTCTCTCTTGCTCCCCCATACTTAATGTGGAAATTTGTTGAGACGATCTGGTTATATCTTCCTTTTACTGATGCATTGATCTGCTGTTTGTGAACTCAGATTGTTGATAGTATTTGATTCTTTATAGAACATTTACTTCGAAGAATGTTTGACAATATGATGTCTTGCTTTATGTTAGTTGGTTGTAGTTCCATGGTGGATCTATTGACTTCTTTTGTTAAACACAAATGGAATGAATGACCCTTTTCTTTTACTAAATTTGTACATAACATTTTGTGGAGCAATTTAATTTGATGGAGTACCAACCCCATTGGGGTACTGGAGTTTGGACTCATTTTTTCTGAGTAGGCTTTAGGAGATTTGCTACATTTTAGAAACTTGTGTATTTGGAAAGTAATATCTAAAGTTTCTGAAATTAAGTTGTTCTTGAGACACTCTTGAGTTTCCCTATGTATGTTTTGAGTCAATCCCTCAGATCAGTCTGCGTAAATAGTTGAAAGGACATTTAAACAGACCAGCTTAAGATAGGGAGTAGCAGTACTGGTATATAGTTGCGCTTGCACACAATGGGCCAAGGGGGATGCAGGATGCAGCCTGCAGGGGTAATTAAATGTTCCTAGCAATTGAAGGGAGAGTTGCTGGCTGTTGTTACACTTGCACCCAACTAATACAGATATAGATTAAGATAGATCTGGAAAGAACGAACAAGTGCTCATCATTTTCCAGTGATCCTATGATAACACAGTTCTAATTGTTGCTATTGTATTTTGCACGCTCTAAGACTGAAGAATCTAGGTTCATTACTTACAGTAAGACACTTTTTTCAAATGCTTGGATAACATTGGTAGAGGAATGTAATTGTAGGCATCAAATTAAAAGAAGCCGAAAGTAGAG
The sequence above is drawn from the Amaranthus tricolor cultivar Red isolate AtriRed21 chromosome 5, ASM2621246v1, whole genome shotgun sequence genome and encodes:
- the LOC130813876 gene encoding uncharacterized protein LOC130813876 — its product is MAGIIKSSFSFMVGTVFGVYVAQNYNVPNIRKLADTGMAMFKHLEETYRKPKKPGDDQ